The Cydia strobilella chromosome 13, ilCydStro3.1, whole genome shotgun sequence genomic interval CAATAATGGCGGCAATGTGCATGGCAACAGTTTTCGTGGTTTGAAGTCGATTCGCGTACATATTATTCCTCAATATGTCAAACTAAGCTAACGAAAGTGACGCAGCAACAAATCGAAAAGGTTACGTTTAGAGCGGGTGAGGTAAACGTATCTTAAGTCGATTAACAGAATACTCACGTCGATTTAGTCGACTTCAGGCCTAAATCGGTTTGAACCGACTTTTGAAGTCGAATCGTAACATCGCTACTGTCATTGTAAGTGACGATGACGTTTCTTCGGTTTCTTATCGAAATAGTTTACGCGAGGTTTACTTACGCACGTGGAattctataaaaaaagaaatatagaatataattagaaataaatttacTCGTTTATCAGTATGACTCGATTTGCTCGAGCTAAAGGTTCTAAAGCCTCAAACGAAAGGGCCCCTGAAGACAGTACACCATGGGAAGTAATGAAAGAACAACTCATGCAgtccaaaaaagaaaaagaggaagcAAGCAAAAGACAAGAGGTATTCATGtcgtaataaaatttaatttaattttctatcATTGCGTTATTATCacagattttaaaacaaaatttgtcatttctgtggacaataatttatatatagtatgtGGTGCATACTGTGCATATAATATAAGAAATGAATTTACCAGTATCACACAGGTCAAAAGACAAGGAGTACCCCTTTATACGGATAAGGGTTCAATCAGTAAATTAAGGATTTTTATTACTTTGGATACCTCCACAGGGGAAACCTATAATAATTGCTGTGTATTATCATATAAAACAACTTCTTTAACTTGACCAAATATATAATGTTTGTGAATATTTTCAGGCAGAAAATCAACGTATCACAAATTATGAAAACTTCCTGAAGGAACAGAAAGTGTCCAAGCGAAAAGCCACTTGGTGTGATTTTCCTGAAGAAGTTCCCAAAAAACGGCTTTTACCTCTAAAGAAGCCTGCAGAAAATAACCAGCAAGAAAAAAACATTAAGGGTCAAGACAATGGGTCTGTTGAGGTTACAGCTCAAGAAAAGactaaaaagaagaagaagaacaagaATAAAATGACCACAGAAAAACCAGAACCTTCTCATATTAATGGAGTAAATGGGTCTGCTGAAGCTACCATACcacaagaaaaaagtaaaaagatgaagaacaaaaataaaaacacttccGAGAAACCAGGATCTTCTCATATTAATGAAGTAAATGGGTCTGCTGAAGCTACCATACTGCAAGAAAAGagtaaaaagaagaagaaaaataaattaacagaGACCTCACCAACAGAGGCAAATCAGAGTGATGTTACACCTCCTGAAACGGCAGCATCACAAACTGAAAAGaaacagaagaaaaaaaataaaaagaagcaaAAGGGTAATAGCAATGGGAATGTCCTACAAATGCAGGCTCCTGACACTTCTGAGCATAAATCCTCTCCAAAT includes:
- the LOC134746455 gene encoding uncharacterized protein LOC134746455, which produces MTRFARAKGSKASNERAPEDSTPWEVMKEQLMQSKKEKEEASKRQEAENQRITNYENFLKEQKVSKRKATWCDFPEEVPKKRLLPLKKPAENNQQEKNIKGQDNGSVEVTAQEKTKKKKKNKNKMTTEKPEPSHINGVNGSAEATIPQEKSKKMKNKNKNTSEKPGSSHINEVNGSAEATILQEKSKKKKKNKLTETSPTEANQSDVTPPETAASQTEKKQKKKNKKKQKGNSNGNVLQMQAPDTSEHKSSPNKGNPKPNETDNNMKKKTKLVNGKPVRRKEINDKSFQLIINTKEVELVRFDGFPIMKKDAERLTELRKSMIQKGIPKSEVQRTMKLERRRAEKALARLKRDVCYNCRKGGHNLSDCPELKSKIPGVDAAEGICFKCGSTEHRQFECKVQRDNEFRFATCFICREQGHLARQCPDNPKGLYPNGGSCKLCGDVTHLRKDCPTTQGQREDTSLKLGTLESADNIEDIGQQVKVMNSTESAKKQPKKITF